The sequence CCTCCAGGGTTTCGTCCAGGAACGGACGCCAGTTGCGCATGCCCACGTACACGGGTGTCGCGCGGCCGTCCCGCTGAAGCCGCTCGCGCAGCCCTTGCGCCTGGCGGCGCGTCAGGTCGTTCAACGGCGAGCGCCCGCCGATCTGCTCGTAGTGGCGCGCCACCTCTTCGAGGCGCGCCGGCGGAATGCCCCGCCCCTCGGTCACGCGCTCGAGGAACGGACGGATTTCGTCGGGATTCTCCGGGCCGCCGAAAGCGATCAGCAGGATCGCGTCGAAACGGTTCATGTCTCCCGGATATTCGTACGGATGAGCCGGAATCCGGCGGCTACCACTCGATGCGGATGCAAAGTTCCTCGCCGCGCTCCTCCACCGGCAACACCGTCAGCGGGTCCGCGCCCTTGGGCAGCACGCACTCCCCCGAGTGGAGGTCGAAACAATAGCCATGGTTGTCGCAGCGCACCTTGCCCGCAAGGATCGGGCCGTTCATCAGGTCCGCGCTCTCGTGCGGACAGTAGCGCGAGAACGCGAAGTAATCGTTCTCCAGGCGCGTCACCACGAGCGCGCGCCCGTTCAACTCCACCGCCTTGCGCTGCCCCGGCTCCAATTCATCCGCGCGCGCCACCGGTATGTAGGTCACTCCCACGCTTTCCTCCCAATCGATCCCGGCTGCCATGATGCACGCAGGGGCGACCACGCGGCCGCCCCTGCAAGAAACCCAATCGCATCATGAACCGAGTCAAGGCAAACGGTTACGGCCCCTGACGGACCGCTTCCCCATCCCCCGTTCGTCCCGAGCGTAGCCCTACGCGGCCGCCGCCCTGCTGGGCGCGTAACCGCCGCCGCGCAGCACCTGGCCCGGCAGGTCGCCGCTCAGGCGGCCGTCGTCGTAGATCACGCCGCCGTTGACGATGGTGTAGTGGATGCCGTCGGAACGCTGGATCAGCCGTTTGGTCCCGGCCGGGTAGTCATCGGCCCACTCCGGCTCGTAGGCGCGCACGGTGTCGGGATCGAACAGGGTGAGATCCGCGGCGTAGCCCGGCCGGATCAGCCCCCGGCCTTCCAGCCCGTAGACGGAGGCCACGTGGAAGGTGAGCTTGTGCACCGCCTCTTCCAGCGTCATGATGCCGCGCTCGCGCACCCACAGGCCCAGCAGCGTGGTGCCGTAGCCGAAGTCGGCGCCGTACATCACGTGGGCGCCGGCGTCCGACGTCCCCACCAGCACATAGGGGCTGCGCAGGATCTCGCCCATGGCCTGGGCATCGCCGCCCGTGTTGGCGTTCTGGAAGGTGGTGAGCAGCCCCTCGTCCAGCGACAGGTCGAGGAAGGCGTCCACCGGATCCTGGTTGCGCATGGCCGCCATGTCCGCCACGCTCTTGCCCTCGTAGCGCTTGTTCTCTTCCTTGACCACCTTCTCCACCTGCACGATGTCCCAGCGCCGGTGAAAATTGGTCAGGCGTTTGGTGGCCAGGTCCTCACGCAGCTTGGCGCGCGTGTCCGGGTCGGCGAAGGCCTGCTGGCGCACCTCCACGGGCAGGAACATGATGTTCTTCCAGGTGGGGAACTCGTCGAAGAGCTGGGCGTTCTGCAGATTGAAGTGGCGCACCAGCGGCACCGTCTGACTGAGGCCGTAGGCGCGGTAGCCGTCCCGGAAGATGCGCGACACCGCGTCCAACTGCTCCTGCCAGAGGGTGGGCTCGGCCCAGCGATGGTGCACGCTCTGCCAGATGATCGGGCGCTGCGTCCGGCTCGCCAGATCGTGGTAGATGTCGAAGTGCTCCATCTTGTTGCGGCCCAGGATGGTCTCGATGATGCCGCTGTTCATCTTTCCGAGCACGTCGCACAGGGCGTAGAGCTCCTCGTCGTCCGCCAGCCGGCTCGCCACGGGCTTGCCGTCCTCGCGCATGTGCCGCTCGTTGCGGTTGGTGGAGAACCCGAGCGCGCCCGCCTCCATGGCCCCGCGCACGAGGCCCTTCATCGTCTTCACCTCGCCGGCCGTGGCCTTGCGCTCCACCGATTCCTCGCCCATGACGTTCTGCCGCACCGCGATGTGCCCCACCAGGCCGCCGGCGTTGATGCCGAGCTTGCCCTCCAGGGAATCGAGGTATTCGCCGTAGCTGTGCCAGCCCCAGGTCACGCCCTTCTCCAGGGCGAAGCGCGGGATCGCCTCCACGCGCACGAAGCTCTTCACCAGGGCCTCCTCGCCGCCGTCGCTCACCGGCGCCAGCGCCAGCCCGCAGTTGCCCATGACGATGGAGGTGATGCCGTGCTGCGGCTCGGAAGTGCCGTAGGGATCCCAGAGGATCTGCGCGTCCATGTGCGTGTGGTGGTCGATGAAACCCGGCGCCACCACCAGCCCGCTGGCGTCGATGGTCCTGTTCGCCGAGCCGCCGAGGCGGCCCACCCCGACGATCTTGCCGTTTTTCACGCCCACGTCCGCCGTATGGGACGGCAGCCCGGAACCGTCGGCCACGCGCCCGCCGCGTATCAGCAGATCATATTCCATGGACAAGTCCTCCTTCGTCGCAACGTCTGGACATCAGCGAACGGAACCTCCGCGGAGGCCGAACCGCCTTGGCGGAGCATATTGAATCGCGGGGGGTTGTGCAACACGTTGCGTCATTGCCCTTTTCGGATCAATCGGCCACACTTTCCAGCCGGAGTCGCCGACCTCGATACCCACTCAACCGGCGAAAACGAACAGGAGCAACCATGGATCTCAAGGTCGTAGGGCAACCGGTAGGACGCGTGGAGGGGCCGGACAAGGTTTCCGGGCGAATGGTGTACACGGCGGACGTGGACGTGCCGGAGGCGTTGTGGGGCAGGTGTTTGCGCAGCACCATGGCGCATGCCCGGCTGGCGCGCGTGGACGCGTCCCGGGCGCGGCAGGTGCCGGGGGTACGCGCGGTGCTGACGGGCGCCGACGTGCCCGATTTCCGCGTGGGCGTGAGCCTTCAGGACCTGCCCGTGCTGGCGCGCGACAAGGTGCGCTTCATCGGCGACAAGATCGCGGCGGTGGCGGCGGAGACGGCGGACGCGGCCGAACAGGCGCTGGCGCTCATCGAGGTGGAGTACGAGGAGCTGCCCGCGGTGGCCGGCATCGAGGAAGCCCTGGCCGACGGGGCGCCGGTGATCCACGAGGGGCTCGCGGACTACGCCGGCGTGCCCGGCCGCCCGGAGGACCGGGCCAACGCCCTGTCCCTCAAGGAACACAGCGCCGGCGACGCGGCGCGCGCCATGGCGGACGCCGAGGTCGTGGTCGAGCACACCTTCCGCACGCCCGGGGTGCACCAAGTGTACCTGGAACCCCACGCCACCGTGGTATCGGCCGGAGACCCGGGCCGCATCGACGTGTGGGCGTCGTGCAAGGCGCCGTTCCGGCTCAAGCAGATGCTGGCCGCGCAACTGGAGCTGGACGAGGCGAACATCCACGTCCACGGCGTCGCCCTTGGCGGCGACTTCGGCGGCAAGGGCTCCCAGATGGACGTGCCGGTCTGCTACTACCTGTCCAGGGCCGCGGGGCGCCCGGTGAAGATGGTGATGAACTACACCGAGGAACTCATGGCCGGCGACCCGCGCCACCCCTCGGTGATGCGCGTCAAGCTCGGGGCCCGGCGCGACGGTACCCTGACGGCCCTGGACAGCGACATCTACTTCGACACCGGCGCCTACTCCGGCTTCAAGCCCTCGGAGATCGATGGCACCTTCATCGTCAACGCCTACCGCATCGCCGACTACGCCATCCGTACCTACAACGTCTACACCAACGGCGTGCCCGGCGGTTACATGAAGTCGCCGGGGCAGCCGCAGACGGTGTTCGCCATCGAGTCGCTGCTGGACATGCTGGCGCGGGAGCTGGACATGGACCCGGTGGCGCTGCGGCTCCAGAACCTGATGCAGGACGGCGACGAGCTGCCCAACAAGCGCGCCATGCAGAAGATCCGCTGCCGCGAGACCCTGGAGGCCGCGCTCGCGGCGGCGGGATGGAACGACGCGCCCGCCGGCCCCGACACCGGCCGGGGCATGGCCCTCTCCTTCCGCCACACCGGCGGCAGCGGCACGGTCAACCTGGAGCTCACCTGCGACGCCGGCGGCGGGGTCACGGTGCTCACCGCCATCCCCGACATCGGCACGGGCACGCACACCCTGCTGCGCCAGATCACCGCCGAGATGCTGACCCTGCCGGCGGACCGCGTGCAGGTGGCGCGCGGCGACACCGACACCTTCGAGACCGACGCCGAGCCCGGCGGCAGCAAGATCACCGCCATGGTGGGGCGCGGCCTGGTGGAAGCGGTGCAGGAACTGCGCGACCGGATGACCGAGGCGGCCGCCCAGGCCCTCGCCTGCAAGCCCGACGCGGTCGCCCTGGCGGACGGCCTCTTCACGGCCGGCGCCGCATCGCTGGCGTTCGCCGACGTGGCCGGAAAGCTCATCGCCGAGGAGAAGGCGCTGTCCGTGCGCAAGTCCTACCGTCCCGAGCGCTCGCCGGTGCCGGCTTTCTTCGTCCAGGTGGCGGAGGTGGCGGTGGACCGGGAGACCGGCACCGTGGACGTGAAGAAGGTGGTGACGGCCCACGACGTCGGCACCGTCATCAACCCCTTGGGGCACCAGGGACAGATCGACGGCGGCTTCGTGCAGGGCCTGGGTTACGCGGTGATGGAAGAGATGGTCAAGGACGGGCCACGGGTCACGACCCTCAACCTCGGCGACTACTGCGTGCCGTGCGTCAAGGACCTGCCAGCGCTGGAGACCGTGCTGGTGGAGGACCAGACCGGTCCCGGTCCCTACAACGCCAAGGCCATCGGGGAAATGAGCATCGTGGCCACGGCGCCGGCCATCGCCAACGCGGTGGAAAACGCGGTGGGGGTGCGCATCCTGGACCTGCCCATCACCGCGGAGAAGGTGTACAACGCGTTGCAGGAGGGGTGAACGGCCTCCGGCCCCGCCCCGCCTGGATTCCCGCTTCCGCGGGAATGACGTTTCGGGGGCACCGTTGCCTCGGGAGTATGGACACAGCCGCTTCCGCGGGAATGACGGTGTCGTGGCGAGTCTCCGCCGCCGTTTCCCCTACGACTTGGGCCAGGACGTGATCCGCGACTCCGGGCGCAGCTTGTCCCGGTCGTAGGTTTCCCAGTGGACGAAGTCGTCTACCTTGCGGCGCGGCTTGGGTTTGGGCCAGGCGCGCGGGAGCCCCACGGGCATCACCCATAGCAGGCGCAGCGGGCGCGGCACCTCGAACAGCGCGCGCAGCTCCGGCTCCACCTCCTTGCGCACCGAGACCCACACCGTGCCGAAGCCCATGCTCGCCGCCGCCAGCATCATGTGCTCCACCGCGTTGGCCACGTTGGCCTGGAAGAGCTTCTCACGGTCCGAGGGCTGACGCGTGGTGAGGTAGACCCGGCGGGTGCGGGCGTCGCCGCACACCAGGACCAGGGCGCTCACGTCGCCCACGTAGTCCTTCTTGAGCCCCTTGTAGTTCACCGGATCCTCGAGCTTGCGCTGGTTCCACTCGGCGGAATAGATCGCCCGGACCTTGCGCATCTTCGCCCGGTCCCGGGTCACGATGAACTCCCACGGTTGGCTGTTGGCTCCGGACGGTGCGAGCCGGGCCGCCTCGAACATGAGCCGTAGCTGCTCGTCCGTCACCCGCCCGCTCTTGTAAACGCGCACGCTGCGGCGCGCCGCCATCACATCCAGCAGTCCATGTGTGTCCATCGTTGCCTCCCTTCTCTCCGCGCCTGTCGACACGACTGCCTGCCGACACCACTTCCAAACACAAGATGGCATCCTTGACTACCCTGTGGTACTTCTGCCGCAGGACCATGATCAACGTCGTCGGAATCGTTGCGAAGTACGGAGAGGAGAAGGCCGAGAAGATCATGCGCGGGACCATTCCGTGGCTGGAGGGCCGCGGCATGGAGGTGCTCGTGGAGGCCGAGTTCGGCACCGCGGGCGGCAGCGTCGCGCGCAAGGAGGAAATGGCCGAACGCGCCGACCTGATCGTCGTCCTGGGCGGAGACGGCACGCTCCTGAGCATCGCCCGCCTGGTGGAACGGCCCGAGGTGCCCATCGTCGGGGTCAACCTCGGGGGCCTCGGCTACATCACCGAGATCGCGTTGGACGAGCTCGAAGAGGTGCTCGCCAGCACCATCGCGGAGAACTACACCATCGAGAAACGCATGACCTTGCAGGTCAGCATTTCGGGCAAGGACGGCGTACAGCACCTCCGTATCCTCAACGACGCTGTCATCACCAAGGGCGCCCGCTCCAAGATCATCGACCTGGAGACCTACGTCGGCAGTGATTACCTGTGCACGTACCGGGCCGACGGTCTCATCATCTCCACGCCCACGGGATCGACCGCGTATTCGCTGGCGGCCGGCGGCCCGATTCTTCACCCGGCCATGAGCGCCATCATCCTCTGTCCCATCTGTCCGCACACGCTGACCACCAACCGGCCCATCGTCATCGCCAGCGACGCCCGTATCCGGTCGACCCTGAGGTCCTCCGGGGACACCGTCATCCTGATCCCCGACGGCCAGGAAGGCATACTCCTGAACAACGGCGACCGCGTGGAGGTGCGCCGGCACAAGTCGCCGGTGTCGCTGGTACGCCTCCCGACGCGGTCGTACTTCGACGTGCTGCGCAACAAGCTCAAGTGGGGAGAGCGCTAGTGTCCTGTCTGGTTGATTAACCAGACAGGACACTAGCGTGACGCGTCGCACTGGCGGTCGCATCCATGCTGCAGCAGCTTCGCATCCGCAACATCGCCGTCATCGACCAGGCCGAGCTGGAGCTTGGGCTTGGGCTGAACGTGCTCACGGGCGAGACGGGCGCCGGCAAGACCATGGTCCTCGCCGCCTTGAACCTCATCCTCGGAGGCCGGGCGTCGTCCGACCTGATCCGCGAAGGCGAAACCGAGGCCACCGTGGAGGCCCTGTTCGGAGACCTGCCCGCGCCCACGCGCGGCGCCCTCGAGGCGGCCGGCTGCGGAGACGACGACGAACTGGTGCTGAAGAGAGTCGTGAACCGCGGGGGCCGCGGCCGCATCTATCTCAACGGCAGCCTGGCCTCGCGCTCGCTCCTGTCCGAAATCGCCCCCGGCCTCATCCACATCTACGGACAACACGAGCAGCACACGCTGCTGCGCACCGAAACCCACCTCGCCCTGCTCGACGCCCACGGCGGCCTCGAGCACAAGGCCGCCGCCATGAGGGAGCGCTTCACGGCGTTCGCGGACGCCTGGCGACGGGTGTGCGATCTCCGGGAGAAGCTCGCGGACGCGGCTCGGGAAGAAGCCTTCCTGCGTGCCCAGGCGGATGAGATCGAAGACGCGAGGCTCGAACCCGGCGAAGAGGATGCCCTGCTCGACAGGCGCCGGCTGATCGTCCATTCCGAGAAGCTCTACCAGACCTGCAAGGAAGGCGAGAGCCTCCTCTACGAGGATGACAACGCCGTGGTGGGAGCGCTGGGACGGTTCCTCCCGCGCCTCCGTGACATGGCGGAGATCGACGGCACGCTGTCCGAGGCGGTGACGCTGCTGGAAGGATCGGTGGCGCAACTCGATGAGGCCGCGGCAGCAATCCGCCAGTATGCGGACCGGCTGCATTTCGACCCGCGGGAGCTGGAACGGCTCGAAGACCGTCTGGCCGAGATCAACCGGCTGAGGCGAAAATACCGCGCGTCGGTGGAAGAGATCCTGGCGCTGGCCGAACGGGCGAGGGAAGAGCTCACGGCCATCGACCGCGGCGAGGAGAGTCTGGCCGCGCTGACGCGGGAGTTCGAGGCGGCCCGGGATGCCGCGTGGAAACTGGCGGAGGAACTGTCGCGCCTGCGCAGGCGCGCGGCCAAGACGCTCCAGCGCCGCATGGAGCAGGAAACCGCCCAGATAGGACTGCCCAACACGACCTTCGAGGTGCGTTTTCGCGCGCGCGCCGACACCCGCGACCAGCCGCCGTTCGTGATGGGAGACAGGCGCATCGGGCCGGACGGGGTCGACGACATCGAGTTCTTCTTCTCGCCGAACCCGGGCCACGAGGTCCGGCCCCTCGCCAGGATCGCCTCGGGCGGCGAACTGTCGCGCCTCATGCTGGCGCTCAAGTCCGTCGTGTTGAGCGGGAGCGAGATCCCCACCCTGCTGTTCGACGAGGTGGATGCCGGCATCGGCGGAGGCGTGGCCGAGATGGTGGGCCGCAAGCTCGCCACCGTGGCGCAGTCCCGCCAGGTGATCTGCGTGACCCACCTCGCCCCCATCGCTGCCCTGGCGCGCTCTCACTACGTGGTGGAGAAGACCGTCGATCGGGGCCGCACCTTCACCACGGTACGGAAGCTCGAAGAGGCGGAGCGCGTGCGCGAGCTGGCACGGATGCTGGCGGGCGTGGAGGTGACCGCGCAGGCGGAACGGCATGCCGCCGAGATGCTCAAGGTCGACCAGCCCGGCCGGACGTAGCGCGCCGCGCCCGAGCCCGCCAACGCATCCCCCTTGCCTCGCGGCCCGCGTATCGGTTATGCTTGTCATCCAACCGGCGGTCGAAGATCCTGCGGGATCCGTACCGCCCAAGTTTCCGAGCGTGGGGCCGTAGCTCAGCTGGGAGAGCGCTTGAATGGCATTCAAGAGGTCGCCG is a genomic window of Deltaproteobacteria bacterium containing:
- the recN gene encoding DNA repair protein RecN encodes the protein MLQQLRIRNIAVIDQAELELGLGLNVLTGETGAGKTMVLAALNLILGGRASSDLIREGETEATVEALFGDLPAPTRGALEAAGCGDDDELVLKRVVNRGGRGRIYLNGSLASRSLLSEIAPGLIHIYGQHEQHTLLRTETHLALLDAHGGLEHKAAAMRERFTAFADAWRRVCDLREKLADAAREEAFLRAQADEIEDARLEPGEEDALLDRRRLIVHSEKLYQTCKEGESLLYEDDNAVVGALGRFLPRLRDMAEIDGTLSEAVTLLEGSVAQLDEAAAAIRQYADRLHFDPRELERLEDRLAEINRLRRKYRASVEEILALAERAREELTAIDRGEESLAALTREFEAARDAAWKLAEELSRLRRRAAKTLQRRMEQETAQIGLPNTTFEVRFRARADTRDQPPFVMGDRRIGPDGVDDIEFFFSPNPGHEVRPLARIASGGELSRLMLALKSVVLSGSEIPTLLFDEVDAGIGGGVAEMVGRKLATVAQSRQVICVTHLAPIAALARSHYVVEKTVDRGRTFTTVRKLEEAERVRELARMLAGVEVTAQAERHAAEMLKVDQPGRT
- a CDS encoding NAD(+)/NADH kinase, whose product is MASLTTLWYFCRRTMINVVGIVAKYGEEKAEKIMRGTIPWLEGRGMEVLVEAEFGTAGGSVARKEEMAERADLIVVLGGDGTLLSIARLVERPEVPIVGVNLGGLGYITEIALDELEEVLASTIAENYTIEKRMTLQVSISGKDGVQHLRILNDAVITKGARSKIIDLETYVGSDYLCTYRADGLIISTPTGSTAYSLAAGGPILHPAMSAIILCPICPHTLTTNRPIVIASDARIRSTLRSSGDTVILIPDGQEGILLNNGDRVEVRRHKSPVSLVRLPTRSYFDVLRNKLKWGER
- a CDS encoding Rieske (2Fe-2S) protein, producing MGVTYIPVARADELEPGQRKAVELNGRALVVTRLENDYFAFSRYCPHESADLMNGPILAGKVRCDNHGYCFDLHSGECVLPKGADPLTVLPVEERGEELCIRIEW
- a CDS encoding nitroreductase family protein, encoding MDTHGLLDVMAARRSVRVYKSGRVTDEQLRLMFEAARLAPSGANSQPWEFIVTRDRAKMRKVRAIYSAEWNQRKLEDPVNYKGLKKDYVGDVSALVLVCGDARTRRVYLTTRQPSDREKLFQANVANAVEHMMLAAASMGFGTVWVSVRKEVEPELRALFEVPRPLRLLWVMPVGLPRAWPKPKPRRKVDDFVHWETYDRDKLRPESRITSWPKS
- a CDS encoding xanthine dehydrogenase family protein molybdopterin-binding subunit, translated to MDLKVVGQPVGRVEGPDKVSGRMVYTADVDVPEALWGRCLRSTMAHARLARVDASRARQVPGVRAVLTGADVPDFRVGVSLQDLPVLARDKVRFIGDKIAAVAAETADAAEQALALIEVEYEELPAVAGIEEALADGAPVIHEGLADYAGVPGRPEDRANALSLKEHSAGDAARAMADAEVVVEHTFRTPGVHQVYLEPHATVVSAGDPGRIDVWASCKAPFRLKQMLAAQLELDEANIHVHGVALGGDFGGKGSQMDVPVCYYLSRAAGRPVKMVMNYTEELMAGDPRHPSVMRVKLGARRDGTLTALDSDIYFDTGAYSGFKPSEIDGTFIVNAYRIADYAIRTYNVYTNGVPGGYMKSPGQPQTVFAIESLLDMLARELDMDPVALRLQNLMQDGDELPNKRAMQKIRCRETLEAALAAAGWNDAPAGPDTGRGMALSFRHTGGSGTVNLELTCDAGGGVTVLTAIPDIGTGTHTLLRQITAEMLTLPADRVQVARGDTDTFETDAEPGGSKITAMVGRGLVEAVQELRDRMTEAAAQALACKPDAVALADGLFTAGAASLAFADVAGKLIAEEKALSVRKSYRPERSPVPAFFVQVAEVAVDRETGTVDVKKVVTAHDVGTVINPLGHQGQIDGGFVQGLGYAVMEEMVKDGPRVTTLNLGDYCVPCVKDLPALETVLVEDQTGPGPYNAKAIGEMSIVATAPAIANAVENAVGVRILDLPITAEKVYNALQEG
- a CDS encoding amidohydrolase family protein, with protein sequence MEYDLLIRGGRVADGSGLPSHTADVGVKNGKIVGVGRLGGSANRTIDASGLVVAPGFIDHHTHMDAQILWDPYGTSEPQHGITSIVMGNCGLALAPVSDGGEEALVKSFVRVEAIPRFALEKGVTWGWHSYGEYLDSLEGKLGINAGGLVGHIAVRQNVMGEESVERKATAGEVKTMKGLVRGAMEAGALGFSTNRNERHMREDGKPVASRLADDEELYALCDVLGKMNSGIIETILGRNKMEHFDIYHDLASRTQRPIIWQSVHHRWAEPTLWQEQLDAVSRIFRDGYRAYGLSQTVPLVRHFNLQNAQLFDEFPTWKNIMFLPVEVRQQAFADPDTRAKLREDLATKRLTNFHRRWDIVQVEKVVKEENKRYEGKSVADMAAMRNQDPVDAFLDLSLDEGLLTTFQNANTGGDAQAMGEILRSPYVLVGTSDAGAHVMYGADFGYGTTLLGLWVRERGIMTLEEAVHKLTFHVASVYGLEGRGLIRPGYAADLTLFDPDTVRAYEPEWADDYPAGTKRLIQRSDGIHYTIVNGGVIYDDGRLSGDLPGQVLRGGGYAPSRAAAA